In one uncultured Methanoregula sp. genomic region, the following are encoded:
- a CDS encoding DNA repair exonuclease, with protein MKLIHIADTHLGLSAFNRLDPESGMNLREKQIYDNFLRGINDIINQKPDCVVHAGDLFDTVKPKTKAYTTVLEALERLHTAGIPLVIIAGNHSMVKTRYTTSPYEILKYHKADVTAAFRFQYEKVEIGDTMFHLIPNMLRPEDYRTAYDAVELSPTHHNVLVTHGLATAIKDKRLATVAEHELDGTILSEKFDYIALGHYHRQCQITDNAWYSGSPEFLTYGEIKDEKGGLVVDTGSHAVRHLELPKTPMADLGTIACEGVHPGDITDEIITRVGARSLPDGSMAQVTLDSLSREHGKGIDMKHLAGVRGQLLDLKIRVKAKGEESPVPLQQDIRMIDYLQEFSSFIDKQQMTEKQKAFVLARGREVLQGVMEEHRGTTE; from the coding sequence ATGAAACTAATCCACATCGCCGACACCCACCTCGGCCTCTCGGCATTCAACCGGCTCGATCCCGAGAGTGGAATGAACCTGCGGGAGAAGCAGATCTACGACAATTTCCTCAGAGGAATAAACGATATCATCAACCAGAAGCCGGACTGCGTAGTCCACGCCGGCGATCTCTTCGATACCGTCAAACCCAAAACAAAAGCCTACACCACCGTTTTAGAAGCTCTCGAACGACTGCACACAGCAGGAATCCCTCTCGTGATAATCGCCGGCAACCACAGCATGGTCAAGACCCGGTACACAACCTCGCCGTACGAGATCCTGAAATACCACAAGGCAGATGTGACCGCCGCATTCCGGTTCCAGTACGAGAAGGTGGAGATCGGGGACACCATGTTCCACCTTATCCCGAACATGCTGAGGCCCGAAGATTACCGCACGGCCTACGACGCTGTGGAACTCTCGCCCACTCACCACAACGTGCTCGTGACCCACGGGCTCGCAACGGCGATCAAGGACAAGCGGCTCGCAACGGTTGCCGAGCACGAGCTGGACGGCACGATCCTTTCGGAGAAGTTCGATTACATTGCGCTCGGCCATTACCACCGCCAGTGCCAGATCACGGACAATGCCTGGTACTCGGGCTCCCCCGAGTTTCTCACCTACGGGGAGATTAAGGACGAGAAAGGCGGGCTCGTGGTGGACACGGGATCGCATGCGGTCCGTCACCTGGAACTCCCGAAGACCCCGATGGCAGACCTTGGCACAATCGCGTGCGAAGGGGTGCACCCGGGCGATATCACGGACGAAATCATCACCCGGGTCGGGGCAAGGAGCCTGCCGGACGGGAGCATGGCGCAGGTGACGCTGGATAGTCTCTCGCGGGAGCATGGCAAGGGCATTGATATGAAGCACCTCGCCGGTGTCCGCGGCCAGCTTCTTGATCTGAAAATCCGGGTGAAAGCAAAAGGCGAGGAGAGCCCCGTGCCGCTCCAGCAGGATATCCGCATGATCGATTACCTGCAGGAGTTTTCGTCGTTCATCGACAAGCAGCAGATGACGGAGAAGCAGAAGGCGTTCGTCCTCGCCCGGGGCCGTGAGGTGCTCCAGGGCGTGATGGAGGAGCACCGGGGGACAACGGAATGA